A section of the Bacillus sp. HSf4 genome encodes:
- a CDS encoding head maturation protease, ClpP-related: MATEQKKKNKYWNMKVLDDSSAEITLYGSITGEGWFSESSSKAFQSELKSLGDVSFIDLYINSPGGDVFEGQAIHSMLQRHKAKINVYVDALAGSIASVIAMAGDKITMPSNAMMMIHNPYMGMVGNAAEFRKAADDLDKITESIVSTYLAKAGDKLDDGTLRQLLDEETWLTADEALNYGLIDMVSESKDVAACIDHQVLAHFKHVPGKIVAQSAAGSPAEETKPDELLKQKINMKLELLNL; this comes from the coding sequence ATGGCAACGGAACAGAAGAAGAAAAACAAGTATTGGAACATGAAGGTTCTGGATGATTCGTCCGCTGAAATCACGCTTTACGGTTCGATAACTGGCGAAGGCTGGTTCAGTGAAAGTTCATCTAAAGCCTTTCAGTCTGAATTGAAAAGTTTAGGTGATGTGAGCTTTATTGATTTGTACATCAATTCGCCTGGTGGGGATGTTTTTGAGGGGCAGGCTATTCATTCGATGCTTCAGCGTCACAAGGCAAAAATCAATGTCTATGTGGATGCACTGGCTGGAAGTATTGCTTCTGTCATTGCAATGGCCGGCGATAAAATTACCATGCCAAGTAACGCCATGATGATGATTCACAACCCATACATGGGGATGGTCGGGAATGCCGCGGAATTCCGGAAGGCTGCCGATGATCTGGACAAAATTACTGAAAGTATCGTTTCCACATATCTTGCGAAAGCAGGAGACAAACTGGACGACGGGACTTTACGCCAGCTTCTGGATGAGGAAACCTGGCTCACCGCCGATGAAGCTTTAAATTATGGCTTGATCGATATGGTTTCAGAATCAAAGGATGTAGCAGCCTGCATTGATCATCAGGTACTGGCACATTTTAAACATGTTCCAGGCAAAATTGTTGCTCAATCCGCTGCTGGAAGTCCGGCTGAAGAAACTAAACCGGATGAATTATTAAAACAAAAGATCAATATGAAACTTGAACTCTTAAATCTTTAA
- a CDS encoding terminase TerL endonuclease subunit, with product MNTIKQFMIDYSRDVVSGEIVACQKHIWACERFLKDIKREGTREFPYVFDDERARRFLFWMTQFKHTKGPLQGQNIVPEPIQIFIFGNVYGWVHKDTGFRRFRKVYWQVGRKNAKTQSLACVASYEAMASGENMSEVYIGATKTEQAQICWKEIKAQIEGCELLNKPEQKYRIAYSTIEHPKTNSIIKALSKDAGKTGDGFSPQCGIIDEYHAHKTSEVYDVLASGMGARNQPLMIIITTAGFELNNPAYRVEYDYVSRILDPNKVETNEQYFVMINELDKGDDIKDERNWIKANPIVAANEHGLEYLRGELEVALAVPEKMRNFLTKNMNIWVNMRENGYMDMQAWKDCGSDQFPNLTGRECYVGIDLSKRIDLTAVSFIFPLDNGSFAVESHGFMPEDTFYERMKTDNVPYDLWRKKNWLTVTDGAVVDYDYIRTYIKKMEKEKGWRIKEIGYDPYNATQFAQQMEADGYVMIEIRQGVATLSEPTKDFREKVKAKKIIHNKNDLLTWAMGNAVTKVDAQENIMLDKSKSTQRIDPAAALINAHVRASQIDTAVDLNAYIQSGSFSL from the coding sequence ATGAATACAATTAAACAGTTTATGATTGACTACTCGCGCGATGTGGTATCGGGCGAGATTGTTGCGTGTCAAAAGCATATTTGGGCTTGTGAACGATTCTTAAAAGACATCAAAAGAGAAGGGACAAGAGAATTTCCCTACGTATTCGATGACGAGAGGGCTCGGCGTTTTCTATTTTGGATGACTCAATTTAAACATACCAAGGGGCCGTTACAAGGACAAAATATCGTTCCTGAACCTATACAGATTTTTATTTTTGGAAATGTTTACGGATGGGTTCACAAAGATACGGGATTCCGCCGTTTCAGAAAAGTGTATTGGCAGGTTGGCCGTAAAAATGCAAAAACTCAGAGTTTGGCCTGTGTCGCTTCATATGAGGCTATGGCAAGCGGTGAAAACATGTCAGAGGTATACATTGGAGCCACAAAAACTGAACAGGCTCAAATATGTTGGAAGGAGATAAAAGCCCAGATAGAAGGGTGCGAACTTTTAAACAAACCGGAGCAAAAATACAGGATTGCATACAGTACCATTGAGCACCCAAAAACAAATTCAATTATCAAAGCTTTATCTAAGGATGCCGGTAAAACAGGGGACGGCTTTTCGCCCCAATGCGGCATCATTGATGAGTACCATGCGCATAAAACATCTGAAGTTTATGACGTCCTTGCTTCTGGGATGGGAGCAAGAAACCAGCCATTGATGATTATTATCACGACTGCAGGCTTTGAGTTAAACAATCCAGCTTACCGGGTGGAATATGATTACGTCTCTCGGATTTTAGACCCAAACAAAGTAGAAACCAATGAACAGTATTTTGTGATGATCAATGAACTGGATAAGGGCGATGACATCAAGGATGAGCGTAACTGGATAAAAGCAAACCCTATTGTGGCTGCTAATGAACACGGGTTAGAGTATTTGCGCGGCGAGCTTGAAGTAGCTCTCGCGGTTCCTGAAAAAATGCGTAATTTCCTCACTAAAAATATGAATATCTGGGTCAATATGCGCGAAAACGGCTATATGGATATGCAGGCTTGGAAAGATTGCGGATCTGATCAATTCCCTAATCTAACCGGCCGCGAGTGTTATGTTGGGATTGACTTATCAAAACGAATTGACCTGACAGCTGTATCCTTTATTTTTCCGTTGGATAACGGGAGCTTTGCTGTAGAGAGTCACGGTTTTATGCCAGAAGATACATTTTATGAGCGCATGAAGACAGATAATGTACCTTATGATTTGTGGAGGAAAAAGAATTGGTTAACCGTCACCGATGGCGCTGTTGTCGATTATGACTATATCAGAACCTACATTAAAAAAATGGAGAAAGAGAAAGGGTGGCGAATCAAAGAAATTGGTTACGATCCGTATAATGCTACTCAATTTGCCCAACAGATGGAGGCGGACGGATATGTCATGATTGAAATTCGGCAGGGTGTTGCCACATTATCTGAACCAACGAAAGACTTCCGTGAAAAAGTAAAAGCGAAAAAGATCATTCACAATAAAAATGATCTGCTGACATGGGCCATGGGGAATGCCGTTACAAAAGTAGATGCCCAAGAAAACATAATGCTGGACAAGTCAAAGTCAACACAACGGATTGACCCGGCGGCTGCGCTTATCAATGCACACGTGCGGGCATCTCAAATTGATACGGCCGTTGACTTAAACGCTTATATACAATCCGGATCGTTCAGCCTGTAG
- a CDS encoding DUF1056 family protein, which produces MKFLRFLQLILEDILLIAGMVFISIAIYRMNVNAGLIATGVFLFSLASLAGFVRQKNKDEGGK; this is translated from the coding sequence CTGAAGTTTTTAAGATTCTTGCAGTTGATTTTAGAGGATATCTTGCTCATCGCAGGCATGGTATTCATTTCAATAGCCATATATCGGATGAACGTAAACGCGGGTTTAATTGCAACCGGTGTTTTTTTATTTTCTCTTGCCAGCTTGGCAGGATTTGTTCGTCAAAAAAATAAGGATGAGGGAGGGAAATAG
- a CDS encoding collagen-like protein: MADQFLNQSNGVYTSAEDDGTGKPVTPVYLKGNSEDNPLYIKGMQGEPGPQGPKGPKGDKGDTGPQGEPGPQGPKGDKGDPAVIEEKSITHEMLGEKVVRSNNVGTGSIMMDNLNSEVKAIFEDLQKQIDELKGGTSS, encoded by the coding sequence ATGGCAGATCAATTTTTAAACCAAAGCAATGGTGTTTATACTTCCGCAGAGGACGATGGCACGGGAAAACCGGTAACGCCGGTTTATTTGAAAGGCAACAGTGAAGATAATCCTTTATACATCAAAGGAATGCAAGGGGAACCTGGTCCGCAGGGTCCGAAAGGGCCAAAAGGGGACAAGGGAGATACTGGGCCACAAGGAGAACCAGGACCCCAGGGTCCAAAAGGTGACAAAGGCGATCCTGCTGTCATTGAAGAAAAAAGCATTACCCATGAAATGCTTGGTGAAAAGGTAGTAAGAAGCAACAACGTAGGAACTGGTAGCATCATGATGGACAACTTAAACAGCGAAGTAAAGGCCATTTTTGAAGACCTACAAAAGCAAATTGATGAATTAAAAGGCGGAACATCTAGCTAA
- a CDS encoding head-tail connector protein: MTEIEQKELEEAKKFLRVDGDLEDDLILGFIASAKEYITTATGLKFPNNSARADLCVKAFVTHWYENREIAGTTSNLDGVLTTLINQLKYTVPETDADAE, translated from the coding sequence ATGACTGAAATTGAGCAAAAAGAGCTTGAAGAAGCAAAAAAATTCCTCCGGGTCGATGGTGATCTGGAGGATGATTTAATTCTTGGGTTTATCGCTTCTGCAAAAGAATACATTACGACCGCAACTGGCCTGAAATTCCCTAATAATTCAGCTCGCGCGGACCTGTGTGTAAAGGCTTTTGTAACTCACTGGTATGAAAACCGTGAAATAGCTGGCACAACTTCAAACCTTGATGGAGTTTTAACAACGTTGATCAATCAATTAAAATACACAGTTCCGGAGACTGATGCCGATGCTGAATGA
- a CDS encoding major tail protein: protein MPEYSSVTGLEGVKFAPLKKENGFYVATKIIDYPYAINAKVNTETSTEKQYADNKLVDMAVTTGSTKLELEMRDLPMEILEELFGIEETDGIYMFKKNVIAPWVAMSFYGPKANGKNRHVGLVKGRFSLPDDEWKTKEEKTDFQTVKLSAEFMEREQDDIYKVLADEDAPNFSLDKFYEKVFGDAYKNPDSGSDNKSSVDIGKTV from the coding sequence ATGCCTGAATACAGTTCAGTTACCGGATTGGAAGGCGTTAAATTTGCGCCTTTAAAAAAGGAAAATGGCTTTTATGTAGCTACAAAAATTATTGATTACCCTTACGCAATTAACGCGAAGGTCAATACGGAAACATCAACAGAAAAGCAGTATGCAGACAACAAACTGGTGGATATGGCTGTCACGACTGGTTCCACAAAATTGGAGCTTGAAATGCGGGATCTGCCAATGGAAATTTTGGAGGAATTGTTTGGGATAGAAGAAACAGACGGGATCTATATGTTCAAAAAGAATGTTATCGCGCCATGGGTTGCTATGTCTTTCTATGGGCCAAAAGCGAACGGCAAGAATCGCCATGTAGGCTTAGTGAAAGGGCGTTTTTCTCTTCCGGATGATGAATGGAAAACAAAAGAAGAAAAGACAGACTTCCAAACAGTCAAACTTTCTGCTGAATTTATGGAGCGAGAACAGGATGACATCTATAAAGTATTGGCTGATGAGGATGCACCAAATTTTAGTCTGGACAAGTTTTATGAAAAAGTGTTTGGCGATGCTTATAAAAATCCGGACTCAGGCTCTGATAATAAATCCAGCGTAGACATTGGAAAGACGGTATAA
- a CDS encoding phage terminase small subunit P27 family: MPRPAKSAALQLIQGNPNKKNTKELAARAKHEKKLKMRSENIKPPTWLDKVAKKEFKRIAALLSEVEIMTEADISMLAAYCNAYSQYISITKIIEQDGIMIHTEGQGENGEPVKLIGEEHPLLKRQKNFYDQMKSAANDFGLTPSARAKLAITKTQEEREKTAAEKEFNNV; the protein is encoded by the coding sequence ATGCCGAGACCTGCAAAATCCGCAGCCCTTCAATTAATACAGGGCAATCCAAATAAAAAGAATACGAAAGAGCTTGCAGCCAGGGCCAAACATGAAAAAAAGTTGAAAATGCGCTCTGAAAATATCAAACCGCCTACCTGGCTGGATAAGGTGGCTAAAAAAGAATTTAAGCGGATTGCTGCTTTATTATCTGAGGTGGAAATTATGACGGAGGCGGATATCAGCATGTTAGCCGCCTATTGTAACGCCTATTCTCAGTACATCTCTATTACCAAAATTATTGAACAAGACGGCATCATGATTCATACAGAGGGTCAAGGTGAAAACGGGGAGCCGGTCAAGTTGATTGGAGAAGAACATCCCCTCCTGAAACGGCAGAAAAACTTCTATGATCAAATGAAATCGGCTGCTAATGATTTCGGACTCACACCGTCTGCACGTGCCAAGCTCGCGATCACCAAGACCCAAGAAGAACGCGAAAAAACAGCAGCGGAAAAGGAGTTCAATAATGTATGA
- a CDS encoding phage head closure protein, whose protein sequence is MLNDMRYRIKFQKKKEGGRLPVEGEYETIVECWAKAEGLKGREYYAAAAVQKEHTVKFTIRHREDIDKHMRILFQNQSYEIESILPNYSRKNFTTIRAKAVE, encoded by the coding sequence ATGCTGAATGACATGCGATATCGAATCAAGTTTCAAAAGAAAAAAGAAGGCGGCCGTCTCCCTGTGGAAGGTGAATATGAAACTATCGTTGAATGCTGGGCAAAAGCTGAAGGATTAAAAGGCCGGGAATACTATGCAGCGGCGGCTGTACAAAAAGAACATACAGTAAAATTTACGATCCGACACCGAGAGGATATCGATAAACATATGCGGATTCTGTTTCAGAACCAATCATATGAGATCGAATCAATTCTTCCAAACTATTCCCGAAAAAATTTCACCACAATTAGGGCAAAGGCGGTGGAATAA
- a CDS encoding phage protein → MNVAERALQLKNRVFEALETDPALLLLADPANIFELAVPIGIKSKPPYIVVQELDYRTTKWADGKPIKDSAVYQIDVYNDSSCDQILAAVVGVMNRLGFQTSVLINGFLKDEGLIRKGYRFEANILI, encoded by the coding sequence ATGAATGTGGCAGAGAGAGCATTACAACTAAAAAACAGAGTATTTGAAGCGCTGGAAACTGATCCGGCGCTTTTATTATTGGCTGATCCTGCAAACATTTTTGAACTTGCGGTACCAATTGGGATCAAAAGCAAACCGCCTTATATCGTCGTACAGGAATTGGACTACAGAACTACCAAGTGGGCTGACGGAAAGCCGATCAAGGATAGCGCTGTTTATCAAATCGATGTGTATAACGATTCTTCCTGCGATCAAATTTTGGCTGCCGTAGTCGGGGTCATGAATCGATTGGGTTTTCAAACATCGGTTTTAATCAATGGCTTTTTAAAAGATGAAGGGCTGATCCGGAAAGGTTACCGGTTTGAGGCCAATATTTTAATATAA
- a CDS encoding HK97-gp10 family putative phage morphogenesis protein — protein MKIEMEMQGFKELDSYLSALARKDEKINKATVKAGGAILAKEINKNAPRSNIGGSHPHIDEDIIVGNRTRKDPDGEIYAVVGPTKDTKYRVHLPEFGTIYQPANPFIQQSMKNANDRMLEAMVAVIRKGYKL, from the coding sequence ATGAAAATTGAAATGGAAATGCAGGGCTTTAAAGAATTAGATTCATACTTATCTGCACTTGCAAGAAAGGACGAAAAAATAAATAAAGCCACTGTGAAAGCCGGCGGCGCGATTCTTGCGAAGGAAATTAACAAGAATGCTCCCCGTTCCAATATTGGGGGGAGCCATCCTCACATTGATGAAGATATCATAGTCGGTAATCGTACGAGAAAGGACCCTGATGGTGAGATATATGCAGTAGTCGGCCCTACAAAAGATACAAAATATCGCGTCCACTTACCGGAATTCGGGACGATATATCAACCGGCTAACCCGTTTATTCAGCAGAGTATGAAAAATGCAAATGATCGAATGCTTGAAGCGATGGTAGCCGTTATCAGGAAAGGGTACAAGCTATGA
- a CDS encoding phage portal protein — protein sequence MLLSRLKSGIKNEIAEEDSGSLLHPANWFRNIFAGTESSSGERVSTKTAVLHPDVYACVIVLADDIAKLPIKLFQNQNGNIQQIQNEVSDIILNKVNDFMTSFVWKRLLVTRLCTWGNSYNLLLFDKDGNVAGIRPLDPEATNTNIDPNNGRVWYSTTLDGKYREFFYEEVLHFKNLSLDGIVGQTPISVIRDNIGSNRAATKFNAKFYKNGGAPFGVVKAPTLLDRKSKQILREDWERVNAGQSIAVLDAGLDYSQVTMPMKDAQFIESMKWNRQQIASIYKVPPHKIGELDRATFSNIEQQSLDYVKTTLQPIVTNIEQELNDKVLTEKQRGAGYYFKFNLESELRGDSKSRAEFYKTMQSVGAFSVNTILQKEDMTGIGEIGDEHYGNLNLVPLSIMKEYQLSKVKRSSNRLKGGDGNGTEEEKQVLEHEGSG from the coding sequence ATGCTATTAAGCCGTTTAAAGAGCGGAATAAAAAATGAAATTGCTGAAGAGGATAGCGGTTCCCTTCTCCATCCGGCTAATTGGTTTAGAAATATTTTTGCCGGGACAGAGAGTTCATCTGGTGAAAGAGTATCAACAAAAACGGCCGTTTTGCATCCGGATGTATATGCTTGCGTGATTGTTTTAGCTGATGATATTGCGAAACTGCCGATTAAACTTTTTCAGAATCAAAACGGAAACATACAACAGATTCAAAATGAAGTAAGCGACATTATTCTGAACAAAGTCAATGACTTCATGACAAGCTTTGTGTGGAAACGGCTGTTGGTTACGAGACTGTGTACTTGGGGAAACAGCTATAATCTTTTGCTTTTTGATAAAGACGGGAATGTGGCTGGTATCAGACCATTAGACCCTGAAGCGACAAATACGAATATTGATCCAAATAACGGCCGGGTATGGTATTCAACCACACTTGACGGCAAGTACCGTGAATTTTTTTACGAAGAGGTACTGCATTTTAAAAACCTATCTCTTGACGGAATTGTAGGTCAAACCCCGATTTCAGTTATTCGGGACAATATCGGATCAAATAGAGCTGCCACAAAATTTAACGCGAAATTTTACAAGAATGGGGGCGCGCCATTTGGCGTTGTAAAAGCGCCGACCCTTTTAGACCGAAAAAGCAAACAAATTCTTAGGGAAGACTGGGAGCGGGTGAATGCGGGGCAGTCTATTGCAGTTTTAGACGCCGGCCTCGATTATTCACAAGTAACAATGCCTATGAAGGATGCTCAATTTATAGAGTCAATGAAGTGGAATCGTCAGCAGATTGCATCGATTTACAAGGTGCCTCCGCATAAAATAGGTGAGCTGGACCGGGCAACATTTTCAAATATTGAGCAACAATCCTTAGATTATGTCAAAACCACTTTACAGCCAATCGTCACAAATATTGAACAAGAGTTAAACGATAAGGTTTTGACAGAGAAGCAGCGGGGAGCTGGTTATTACTTTAAATTTAACCTGGAATCAGAGCTTCGCGGGGATAGTAAATCACGTGCTGAATTTTATAAAACGATGCAAAGCGTAGGCGCCTTTAGCGTCAATACTATTCTTCAAAAAGAGGACATGACAGGTATCGGGGAGATCGGCGATGAGCATTATGGAAACTTAAACCTTGTTCCCCTTTCAATTATGAAAGAGTATCAACTTAGCAAGGTCAAACGGTCTTCAAATCGCCTGAAAGGGGGTGATGGCAACGGAACAGAAGAAGAAAAACAAGTATTGGAACATGAAGGTTCTGGATGA
- a CDS encoding phage major capsid protein, translating into MKQKRPLKLDIQFFAGGGMSKKERELRQALAEKRTDIEALTDDGKLDEAKKLLAEAQQIKDQIQTYEDLRNMQVSYAQEEPQHDPETKTPQQPTDDITKTEVKNHVQLFAHALRTGKVPQPLAAMKEGVDEDGGLIVPQDISTKINEKRRQFDTLANLVDVIPVSTNKGSRVLEKLSDITPLANLEELENIEELENPKFENIKYNIKDYAGILVLSNDLLADTQEALLQYLATWLAKKSAVTRNTLILNQLGTLTKTTVSKQDDIKDILNVKLDPAINATTKVVTNQSGFNMLDKLKDAFGRYLLQPNPTDPTKKLLFGKPVSVISDKYLPSSGTKTPKHPLIIGDLKEAVKLFDRQQYSILTTNVGGKAFYRNSTDVRIIEREDVVLWDTDAVVYAEFSSIKDAVPDNEAPSTGDTEEKSVDVGK; encoded by the coding sequence TTGAAGCAGAAAAGACCTTTGAAACTCGATATTCAATTTTTCGCCGGTGGCGGAATGTCTAAAAAAGAACGGGAGTTGCGCCAAGCCTTGGCGGAAAAACGTACAGACATTGAAGCATTGACCGATGATGGCAAACTTGATGAAGCCAAAAAACTACTTGCAGAGGCTCAACAAATTAAAGATCAAATTCAAACATATGAGGATTTACGAAACATGCAGGTTTCATATGCACAAGAAGAGCCGCAGCATGATCCAGAGACAAAAACACCGCAACAGCCTACGGATGATATCACTAAAACAGAAGTGAAGAATCATGTTCAACTTTTTGCTCACGCCCTTAGAACAGGCAAAGTACCGCAGCCTCTTGCCGCGATGAAAGAAGGTGTGGATGAGGACGGCGGGCTTATTGTACCGCAGGATATCTCCACGAAAATTAATGAAAAACGACGCCAATTTGACACACTGGCAAATCTCGTCGATGTCATTCCGGTATCAACAAACAAAGGTTCACGGGTTCTTGAAAAATTATCAGATATCACCCCGTTGGCAAATCTTGAGGAATTAGAAAATATTGAAGAGTTAGAGAACCCTAAATTTGAAAACATTAAATATAACATCAAAGACTATGCCGGGATTTTGGTTCTTTCAAACGATTTGCTTGCAGATACACAGGAAGCGCTCTTACAGTATCTAGCGACTTGGTTGGCGAAAAAATCAGCCGTAACCCGTAATACGTTGATCCTTAATCAATTGGGGACCCTTACAAAAACTACGGTTTCAAAACAGGACGACATTAAAGACATTCTTAATGTCAAACTCGATCCAGCTATTAATGCGACAACTAAAGTTGTCACAAACCAATCCGGCTTTAATATGTTGGATAAACTGAAAGACGCGTTCGGCCGCTATCTACTTCAGCCGAATCCTACAGACCCTACGAAAAAGTTGCTGTTTGGAAAACCGGTTTCTGTGATTTCTGATAAATATTTGCCGAGCAGCGGCACAAAAACACCAAAACATCCGTTAATCATTGGAGACCTTAAAGAAGCCGTTAAACTGTTTGACCGCCAGCAGTATTCTATTTTAACAACTAATGTCGGTGGAAAAGCATTTTATCGCAATTCAACAGATGTGCGAATTATTGAGCGTGAGGATGTAGTTCTTTGGGATACAGATGCGGTGGTTTACGCGGAGTTTTCATCAATTAAAGATGCAGTTCCTGACAATGAAGCTCCAAGCACTGGCGACACAGAAGAAAAATCAGTTGACGTTGGAAAATAA